The DNA window GACCTTCTACGTTCTTCCGACTATTCTTCAAAGGGGCTTGAGAGACTACAAGGCCGCATCTGAGCTAATCGAGTACATCAGGACTCTGCCCTCTTCTCCCTTCAATGCAAGTCGTTGACTCGATTGAAGGCCCTAGATATAATTTTCGGCAAGCCAGTGTGAACGAGGTATTACCAGTGGCCACCGAAACGGGAAAGCGGTATTTCTGCGGCAAGTGCGGCGCTGAATTCGTCGTCACGAGGGGCTCCGAAGAAGGAAACATCCACTGCTGTGGCGAGCCGCTGAGCAAGAAGTAGAGGCAGCGGCAACGCTCCTCCAAACTGCGACGACAGAGGTGAACTTCGATGCCTAACCAGCTAGGGCGACGGTACCAGTGCGAGAACTGCGGCACAATGGTGTTGTGCACCAAGCCCGGCACAGGCGCTATTCTCTGCTGCCAGTCTGAAATGCCTGTGCAGCAGCCCAGAAAGCTCCCGTCTTCCGACTAGACGCCCTCTCTACTGAACTTGATGCCCTCCGCGCCTGCTTTGGCGTGGAGTTTGCTATGTCACGCGATAGGAACTCTCGTCGCTGACGCGTGCTGTTCATCGGCGTGGTATGAGCTTCTTACCAGTGGGCCTGAAGCGACGTGATCGAAGCCCAGACCTTCGCCGACCTCTCGAAGCTCATCGAACTCAGATGGTGTGTACCATTTGACCAGCGGTGTGTGTTTCGCAGAAGGACGCAGGTACTGACCTATAGTCAGTAGATTGCAGTCGACCGATCGCAGGTCCTCCATCGTCTCTACGATTTCGTCCCACGTTTCGCCCAAACCCACCATCATGCCTGACTTCGTGACTGCCTCACTGTTGATCTCACGAGTCCGTCGAAGCAGTTCAAGTGACTGGTCGTAGTCGCCCCTGGGCCTGACCCTGCTGAATACACGCCTCACTGTCTCGATGTTATGGTTGAGCGTGTCCGGCCTCGAGTCCATCACCGTCTCGAGTGCATCCCAGTTGCCTTCGAAGTCTGGGATCAGCAACTCCACTCGGCACTCCGGCATACTCTTGTGGATCTGCCTCACGCACTGGGCGAAGATGAACGCGCCTCCGTCGGGCAGATCATCCCTGTTGACGGACGTTATTACCGCGTAGTTCAGCCCCATCCTTTCGACCGTCTCGGCAAGACGCCCCGGCTCTTCGAGATCAAGACCGACCGGCGTACCGGTTGTTACAGCACAGTATGCACAGGCCCTCGTGCAGATATCGCCGAGGATCATAAAGGTCGCGGTTCCCCGCTCCCAGCACTCCCCGATGTTCGGGCAGTGGGCCTCTTCGCAGACCGTGTGAAGCTGCTCTGACCTGAGCATGTCCTGAAGACGCAGGTAGTTGGGACCACCCGGCATCCTTACCTTGAACCACTCTGGAAGACGACGCTGCGCCGGCATTACTACCCCCTAATGGGTGGCTGTTACAAGTACTCGCCGAAGAGTCTTCGTGCTGTACCTTCTCATTCGATTGTAAGAACTGGCAGCCCGTTCAGCAAGAGTTCAGACTGGCTTACTTGCCAATGTCGCTATTCCAATGCTGAGGATTCGACTCGATGAACCCTCCCAGCATCTGCTTGGCGTCTTCAAGATCAAGGTCAGTCACCTCAATCCCGTGCCGTAACATCAGGTCGTAACCGTTAGACTCTCCGAAGTTCTCTGATTCCGCTACCACAACCCTGGAGATGCCAAACTGCACGATTGCCCCTGCGCACATGTGGCATGGCATAAGCGTCGAATACATTGTCATGCCGCGAAAGTCCTGGATTGTCTTTCCGGCGTTGTAAAGGCAATTGATCTCGGCATGCATCACGCAGGCGGAATCCTGGATTCTTCTATTTCGACCCGTCGCAGCCATACTGCCGTCATTGTCGACCAGGACCGCTCCGATGGGAATGCCGCCCTCGGCCAGTCCGGCCTGGGCCTCATCCAGTGCGGCCTTCATGAATTCGTCCAAGTGGTTGCCTCCTGTTCATACTGATCGCAGATAAGTGTAGCTGATGCAGTCCACCATTACTTCCCGTAGGGCGGCATCCGGCTTGGGCTGCCCGGGCTGGTTCAGTGCTGACCACTGCCATGTGCTACGCTACTCGGACCTGTTCCTGAGGCTTCATTTGTATCCGCATGGAGGGCTGGCATTTGAGTACACGTGAAATCACAATCACAGCGGGCTCTGCGAGCATTGGAGCTGCTCTGAACGACTCTGCCATTGCTACCCGGGTATGGGATGCGTTGCCAATCGAGGCATCGGCGAGCACGTGGGGAGACGAGATCTACTTTGGCATCCCCGTCGAGGGAACTGAAGAACCTGATCACGAAGTGGTCGAACTTGGGGATCTAGGTTACTGGCCTCCTGGCAGTGCTTTCTGCATGTTCTTCGGACCGACACCAATGAGCAGGGGCGACGAGATTCGTCCTGCCAGCGCAGTCAATATCATCGGAAGCATGAGTGGTGACCTGGAATCCCTGAAGTCCGTTCCATCCGGCGCACCGGTTATTGTTGAGCGGGCCTGAGAGAGGTCATTCGAGAGTAGTTCCGCTTTCCTCCCGCTTCTCGGACTGTTTGGGGAGGACGACCTTCATTTCGGTGTATAGTCCGAGCTCGGACTCCGCTTCGATGTTACCTCCGTGTTCTCTGATTACGTCAAAGGCCAGACTCAACCCCAGTCCGGTGTTTCTCCCGCCTTCCTTCGTTGTAAAGAATGGATTGAACATCCGCTCCATGGTCTCTGGAGTCATTCCAACTCCATTGTCCCTTACAGTCATGACCACGGCTTCTTCAGTTATCAATGTACCGACGCTCAACTCAGGTATATAGTCTTTACCATGATTGTTGGCCTTGTCAGCCATGGCCTGGCACGCGTTGGTCACTATGTTCGCAACTACCCTTGCAATGTCCTCGGGTACGGCAACAACCTCTTCCATAGAATCGTCGAGTTCAAGATAGACCTCCGCACTGAAACCTGGGTCCTGAGCTTGCACCGAGCGGTGTGCCAAATTAGTCTGCTCGACCACCAGCGAGTTCAGGTCCAGCGGCCTGAATCCGCCTCCGGTACCCCTGTCAAGCATAAGCATGGCGGAAACGATTCCATTTGCTCGGTCACTATGGTGGACCACCCTATCCATGTTGTCGACGAGGTCCTTGATCAGCTCCTCAGCCTCTTCCCTGTCAGTCACACTCGAACCCTCTATCATTTCGCTAAGTTCCAACCCAATGTCCTTGGACAAGACGGCAAAGTTGCGAATGAACTGAAGAGGGTTGCGTATCTCGTGGGCCACCCCAGAGGATAGCTCCCCGAGTTCGGCCAACTTCTGCTGGCTGATGATCTGGTCTTGACTGCGATGAAGCTCTTCTAATGCCTCCTCCAGATCTTCATTCTTCTGGCTGAGTTCGTCCGAGAGTTGCTGCACCCTGTCGAGTTGCATTGCTCTAATAGAGTTCAATCGCAGGGTCTCTAAGGCGAGGCAGGCCTTGGATACCTCGTCCCGTCCCCATGGTTTCACACGGTACTCGAAGTCGCCCATTCCCAGCCGCCGGATCCAGACCTCTACTGCAACGGTCCTTAGACCAACCAGCACAACCAGGGCGGCCATGGCAAGGGCTGAGATTAAACACATCGCAGCCGTGATGATCAGGCCTAATTCACCAATGAGAACAGCCTGCACATTGATGGCGGCGAGTAAGCCAAGAACTGTCAGCACCAGCAGGATGTGCTGCACTGAGTAGCGCCTGATCGAATACTTGGACATCCCAAAAGGATCGTTGAAGTCCTGCGATTCCTCGAACGAGAAACTTCGTTCTTCCATATTTCCCTCCGCGTTTACCGGACAGCCACAACCCCTATGTTATATTGAATGCCATTGGCATTACCGCCGGCATGACTATGTTAACGAAAGAACCCAGCAAACAGACCACGCGCTCACGAAAGACGCGTCTGGAACCCGAACCCGAGTTCGTCGAATTAGTCCTTGGCGAAGTCGACGAGTTGGGCGACACAACGGCGTATTTCGAGGGCGAGTTCATCAACGTCGCTGGAGGAATGCCCGGCGAACGCGTCATCGCCAGGATCTATCGCTACCGTCGGCGCCGTAAACAAAGAGTCTCGGGGATTGTCGATACGGTCCTGAAGCCGTCGTCCAACCGCGTAACACCAAAGTGCGGCTACAACGGCCGCTGTTCCGGCTGTCAGTGGCAACACGTTTCCTACCCTGCCCAGCTTGAGCTCAAGCGCAATAGAATCGTTAACGAATTCGCCAAGCACGAGTCGTTGCAAAGTGTCCATGTTGCCGAAACACTGCCCGCGCCTTCAGAGTTCTACTACCGAAATCACGCACGTTTCACGATTCGACGCGGAGGCCAACTCGGCTTCTCCAACAGGATCACTCGCCACTTCGTGAGAATAGACCACTGCATGTTGATGGCGCCGACAATCAACGAGAAGGTCACCGAGTTCCAGGACCGCGCTGCAGAGACCACCAACATGTCCGTCCGTGTCGGCGTTAACACCGGAGACTTTCTGGTCCAGCCGACTTTCCAGAATCCCGATATAAGGATCCCTTCCGGTCAGACACATTACACGGAGCGCATGGGTGGTACAGATCTTCGCATCGCTTCACCCTCTTTCTTCCAGGTCAATACGGAGCAGGCCCAGAACCTGATCAACATAGTCCGTAGTCAGCTCGATCTCCGATCCGATCAGGTGCTGATCGACGCCTATGCTGGAGTGGGAGTATTTGCGATACTGCTCGCCCCGTATGTGGGCAGGGCCATTGCCATCGAGGAATCGGCCTCAGCGGTGGCGGATGGTAAGTCAAATGCAGCTGAAACGGAAAACGTTGAGTTCGTTCAATTGAAGACCGAGGAAGCCCTGGCTGATCTTGTCGACATCAGTGGCCTTGAGAAAGTGCCTGACGCAGTAATTTTGGATCCCCCGCGCGTCGGCTGCCATCCGGAGGCCCTCGAGTCGCTCCTCAAGTTGGGTCCAGACCGCATTGCCTACGTTTCGTGTGATCCGCCTTCATTGGCGCGCGATTTGGATATCCTGTCGCGTGGCTGCTACCTTGTGTCCGAAGTACAGCCTGTGGACATGTTCCCGCAGACATATCACGTAGAGTCCGTCACCACACTCACGCGTGCGACGTAGTTCCGGCGGTTCCTAGAGTTGCCAGACGCACCCAAAGTCACACTACTGTCGTCCTCTGCCAGGAGGCGGGAGATCGTCAGCAACAGCTTTTCTGATGCCGCCATTGAAGACTCAAGAGGCGAAGAACCCAGACCCTCCGAGGCGGAGGCTGCAGAAGATTACGTAGTGAGATCGGCAGTCGCCAAGCTCGGAGGCCCGCCAGGGCCAGGAGAAGATGGCCTGCTTGTTAGTGCGGATACTGTCGTCGTGCTCGAGGGGGAGATACTTGGAAAGCCCTCGTCCAAGGAGGAAGCCCGCTCGATGCTCAACAGACTCAGCGATGCCTGGCACCAGGTCATTACGGGAGTAGCTGTTCAAAAAGCCCGCACCGGCGAAGTGTTCACCAGCTCGGAGACTTCCTCAGTGAAGACGCGACCCTTTTCTGCCGCTGAAGTCGAGGAGTATATCTCCAGCCCGGAACCATACGACAAGGCTGGTGGGTATGCTGTCCAGGATGACGTGTTTCGACCGGTGGTTATGACGGAAGGGTGCTATCTAAACATAGTGGGACTTCCACTCTGTTCAGTGCTTACTCTTATGCGGCGCCACGACCCGGCGGTCGAATTGCGGGACTTGAGGAGCATCCCCTACTATGACAGGTGCAACGACTGCAAGCTGCCCGGCGTAGCGGAGGGTCTGCCGTGAACATCTTGGGAATGGGACCTCTTGAGATCCTCCTTATCGCCCTAGTCGCCTTCATCTTCCTGGGACCTGAGCGTATGTCAGATGCGGCACGACTCCTTGGCAAGGCGATCAGGGAGGGTCGCAATATCGCTTCAACCATCCCCCGAGTGGTGGTCGAGGATGACGACATCAAGGTCGTCGAACGTGGCCGGTCAACCAGCCTAATCAATGACAGCCCTGGACCCAAGTCGAAACTTGAGGAGGAACCTCAGGCACCCGAAGACGATGATGGTCCTGTCCCCTTCTCCAGAAGTGGCCCACCACCCGCAAGGCCGGATGCCGCAGACTCTCGTCCGGACGCTCCCTCACAATGAACGAAGAAGGTGCAGTTCCCCTCAGAAGCCACCTGGTCGAGCTTAGGAAACGGCTTACCTATGCCGCCATATCTGTTCTGGTTACGACCGCCGTCGCCTTCGTGTTCCACGAACAGGTCCTGATCCTCCTGATGGAGCCCGCGCAACAGTTCGTTGACACACCCAACGGCAAGCCCATCTTTACCGAACTCACTGAGATCATCTCGGTTGCTGCCAAAACGTCTCTGCTGGTCGGGCTCTTCGTATCCCTACCGTTCGTGCTCTACCAGATCGTCATGTTCGTCGCCCCGGGTCTTAAGCCTAAAGAGCGTAAGTACCTTTACGTGTTGATGCCCGCGAGTCTACTGGCATTTGTAGTTGGTGCAGCCTTCGGCTACAGGGTGCTATTTCCGCCGATGGTCAACTTCCTGCTTAACTTCGGCTCTGATGTTGCCACTCCCCTCATCAGCATCCGCAGCTACATCAACCTAATGCTGACCCTGCTGTTCTGGATGGGCCTGATTTTCGAGATTCCCGTTGTCACATTCTTCCTGGCCAAGATCGGCCTTGTGACGCCTGAGATGCTCGCACGCAACAGGCGATATGCCATTGTGGCTGCCTTTATCCTGGGAGCTGTCATCACCCCGACCTTCGACCCCATAAACCAGGCCTTCGTAGCCATTCCGATCATCGTGCTCTACGAGGCCAGCGTCTGGCTCGCCAAGCTGGCGGTACGCGGGAGAAGAAGGTCAGCGGCACTGAATCCCGAGTAACCCCACAGATAGCATCAGGGCCGCCCCTAGTTGGGACGGCCCTGTTTAATGAACCTGGGTTGTTGGGTCTGCCGATCTAGGACGGCTTCTGCCCGTTGCTGTCTCTGGAATCGGTTGTAGCAACGGCGCCTGGCTCGTCCTCAGCGGTTGCCTTCCGAAATTCCTTGATTGACCTACCCAGCGCACCGCCGATATCTGTCAGCCTACCGACGCCGAAGATAATCAATACTATGAACAGTACGATTATCAACTCCATCGGGCCTATCCTGAAAGGCATCGCAGACTCCTTATTGAGAACTAAGCGACTCTGACTACATGATAGCGACGCCGGAATTGGCGGTCAATTCGGCCACGCGTTTATAGAACACAGGTATACTGGATGTAGCAGCCGACAATTCTCCTCAACTAGCGAGGCATTTAGTAGAGTGTCGACCTACTTCGAACGGCAGCAACTGCCACCGGACCCCGAACCTTCACCCAAGAGGTCAGCCACAAGGCGAGCAATCGCAGTGGTGCTTGGAGCGGTTGCCGTAGGGTTTGCCCTTGGCATGTTCGCGGCCATTCAGTTCGGCTGGACTTCGGACGATGTTCCCAGCCTCTTCAGTGAAGCGCAGGTCTCACGCATTTTCGAAAGTGCCAGCCCGGCTGTAGTAGAGATCGAGGCGGTGCGCAGGATTGGCAATCTCCAGCTCGACATTCCGTTCTGGGGTTCAGGATTCCTTGTGGATGACGAGGGCCACATCGTAACGAACTACCACGTCGTGGCTGGCGGCGACGAGTATGTTGTCAGACTCTCCAACGGCACAGAGGTGCCCGCAGATCGGCTGGGTGTCAGCCAGGCAGATGACCTGGCCGTCCTGAAGGTCAGTCCCTCATACATCGAGGACATTTCCCCCCTGTCACTCGGCGACTCGTCCAAGGTGGCTCCAGGCCAGTTGGCCATCGCGATTGGCAGCCCATTCAGGGAATTCAACTCTGTGGGAGTCGGCGTTGTAAGTGGCATCGATCGAGGGCACAGCAGCATTCTTCACCGGCCGATCCCGGACATGATCCAGACAGACGTACCCTTGAACCCCGGCAATTCCGGTGGTCCTCTCCTAAACGCCGATGGAGAGGTGATAGGAATTAACACGTCCATCAGGATCGAGGGTGGCAGCCGCAGGGTGGAGGACTTCAGGGTCGGGTTTGCCGTGCCAAGCAACACCGCCCGCAGTTTGCTGCCCCAGCTGATTGCTGCCGTGGACCTCAGGAGGCCCTGGATCGGAATCCAGGGCGCTCCAGTTCCCAGGCAGATGCGCGAAACCGAAGGTCTGCCAAGGGGCATCTATGTTACTGGCGTTTTCTCAGACAGTCCTGCGCGTGAAGCAGGAGTGAAGGCCTTCACACGCTTCGGTTCCAGCGATACAGGCGACGTCATTACGGCCGTTGACGACGTACAGGTAGGCTCTGTCGACGATATGGTCGGCTACCTGAACACCAAGATCCCGGGCGACGCCGTCACGCTAACTCTCGTCCGCGAGGGCGAGGAACGCACCGTCGAAGTAACCCTCGATCCGTGGCCCGACGGAGCCTGATAGAACGACGCCTCTACTGCAGTGGCGAGAAGCTCATCGGCAGCATCAGCTTGTTCTCCTGCACCAGCGGTGCGATGCCGCCAGGGGGAGGCCAGACGCCCTTTTCCCGAGTTTCCGTCCTGACTTGCGCTCGATGGTCGTAGCTCTCATAGGCCCACATGTGGATCCAGGTATTGAGCCCGCCCAGTTCCGAGTACCATGCCCCAACCAGCGGGGAGAACTTCTCACGTTCTTCGATGTGCTCGCCCCACTTTTCGATCACATTCGGAATGTCGCCAGGGGCGTATGTGTAGATACGCATCTCGTACACGGGTCCAAGCTTCGCCTCTCCATGATCCTTGTTGAACGGAGCCGGCAGGAAAACCTCGGACTGCATGTTATTGACGAACTCGGAAGTATTCGGAGGCCACACACCGTCTTCTACGGCCTTGGCGCGAATTTCCAGTCGCTGGTTTAAGTCTTCGTACGGCCAGACGTGAACGACCTGGTTTAGCGGTCCCGCCTCGGTATACCAGAATCCGAACAGCTCCGAGTAATTCCGGCGGCCTTCCTTGATCTTGGCTGCCGCCCGCTTCTCAAACTCCGGCACTGTTCGAGGCTTGAGGTCATAGGTCCTGAATTCGTAGATCACAATACACTCCCTTGGTCGAAGTTACCGTATCAAACGGCGACTACTCGCACGTTAAAGCTGTCGAGCCAGCTCGATTTTCACTTTCAGCCATTGCTCGCAATGTGTTGAAGATTAACACGCCCCTCTCATATTTGTGAACTGACGACGCGCTGAACATTGAGCGCACCGCGTGCCATCTCCTACGATTATCCCAACAGAAATCCGAAGACTAAAGTCCATGGAGGCGTGACACGGAATGCCTGAGACCGTACTGGTAACTGGGGGGGCCGGATACATAGGCAGCACCATCTGTTCCGCCCTGGAAGATGCGGGACACAACCCAATCATCCTGGACTCTCTCGTCAGCGGAGACACCGGAATGATTGGAAACCGGCCCTTCTACCGTGGCGACGTTTCAGACCCCAGAGTGATCGCTGAGATCTTTGCAGATCATCCTCACATCACCTGCTGTATCCACTGCGCCGCCCTCGCTATTGTCCCCGACTCAGTAGATCGCCCACTGGACTACTACTCCAACAATGTCTCAGGCACTATCGATCTCATTAGAAGTCTCATGCACCATGGCTGCAGCAAAGTCGTCTTCAGTTCCTCGGCATCCGTCTACGATACTGCCCCTGGACCGGAGGTGACGGAAACGTCTCCCACTCGCCCCCTGAGTCCATACGCGAGGACAAAGTTGATAATGGAAATGGTGCTGGAAGACCTGGCGGAGGCATCAGGGCTTAAGGCTCTGTCGCTCAGGTACTTCAACCCCATCGGTGCAGACCCCAGGATGAGGTCAGGGCAACGACAGCAGGTCGCATCCCAAATCATGAGCGTCCTTGTGGAAGTGGCGTCGGGCCATCGACCCGCGTTCTACGTCACTGGCACCGAGTGGCCGACCCGAGACGGGACTGGAGTAAGGGACTACGTTCACGTGTGGGACCTTGCACGGGCACACGTGGCTGCCGTCGAGAAGATCGATAAAATCTTTCCTGACGAGGGCGGCAGTGAGATCATCAACCTTGGTACCGGTACAGGAGTCACGGTGCGCGAGTTCGTACACGCATTTGAGCGTGTCCTTGGACGAAGTGTCCATACTATCGATGCGCCTCCGAGACCTGGCGACGTTGCGGGAGCATACGCAAGCATCGGGAAGGCTGAACGTCTCCTGGGCTGGCGTCCCGAGTTAAGCCTGGAAGAAGGAATTCACCACGCTCTGGAGTGGGCGGAGCGAAGCAGGGAGTGACCAGAAACAGGCTGTTTGAGACACTCTTCTCCACCATCGGATCCGTTGGTGAGCGAATACCCCTGGCAGGTACTTGTCTGGTGATCCCTCGTATTTGAGGCAGATATGGCCCTATGCTATACTTTCGTGGGCGCTTTTGGGGCGCCGACGACTACGTGTGCATTCAATGAACAGCTATTGGAAGTGAAGGCGGGAGTTTATGGTTCAGACCTCACCTGAAGCCCTTGTTACAAGGCCTACCCAGCCCATGGCGAATTTCCTTTCGCCGCAAGGGCCGGTGTCCATGAAAATGCTGCTTGAAGCGGGAGTCCACTTCGGCCATCAGAAGCGTCGGTGGAATCCCAAGATGAAGCAGTACATCTTCTCCCACCGGAACGGGATCCACATCATAGATCTTCAGAAGACTCTGAGAATGCTGGATACCGCCATGGAGTTTATGACCGAAATGGTCGCGCAGGGTAACAAGGTGCTCATGGTGGGCACCAAGAAACAGGCCCAGGACTCGATCATTCACGAGGCGAACAGGTGTGGCGCGTTCCACATCACTACCCGCTGGCTTGGCGGCACCCTCACTAATTTCAAGACTATCCAGTCCAGGATCGACTACCTTGTCCACCTTGAGCAAGAGAAGGCCAAGGGCGAGTTCACCAGGCTCACGAAGCGGGAGTCCTTGAAGCTCGAAGACACAATCAGGCGTCTCAACCGCCACCTATCTGGCATCAAGGAAATGACAGATATGCCAGGTGTCCTGTTTGTCGTGGACATTGGCAAGGAGCATATCGCGGTCGCTGAGGCTCGCAAGGTTGGCGTGCCGATCGTAGCACTGGTCGACTCCGACTGCGATCCCGACCAGATCGATTACCCAATCCCAGGAAATGATGACGCCATAAGGTCCATCCGCCTGGTTTCGGCAAAGATGGCGGAAGCAGTCATCGAGGGCCATCATCGCAGGCTGTCGTTGGAGACTGAGGAAGTAACAAACCTGGATCCTGTCGCCGACGGCACCGAAGCAGCAACTCCAGAAGTGGAAGTGGCAGAAGCGCCGGAAGAAATTCCGGAACCGGTAGTTGAGCCCGCTCCTACACTGGCGGCCCTGGAGGCACTAGCCCGGGCCCACAACAATCCTTCTTAGGAACAACAAGGAAGATATGGCAGTTACAGTTGACGAAATAAAAGCCCTGCGCCAGATTACAGGTGCAGGGGTGATGGACAGCAAGCGAGCGCTGGAAGAAGCCAGCGGCGACATCAAGAAGGCGGAGGAGCTTCTAAGGCAACAGGGCATAGCATCCGCTGCCAAGAAGGCAAACCGCGCCACCAACCAGGGCCTTGTCGAATCCTACATCCACAGCGGCGGCAGGATAGGCGCCATCGTGGAAGTGAACTGCGAGACCGACTTCGTGGCCCGAACCGAGGATTTCAAGGAGCTCGCTCACAACCTTGCGATGCAGGTTGCGGCCATGTCTCCCGCATATGTTGACGAGTCGGCAGTCCCCGAAGACGAGACTGTGGACCCCGCTCAGGACTGCTTGCTCCAACAGCCGTTCATCAGGGACCCTGGAAAGACTGTCCAGGAGCTGGTCAACGAGACTGTAGGCAAGTTGGGTGAGAACGTGCGTGTCAGAAGGTTCACGCGTTTCTCGCTCGGTGAATAGCTCGAGGTTGTCCCATCGCCCCACGTTATAGCCGAATCCTGCTGAAACTCAGCGGGGAGTCTCTACAAGGCGAGAGAGGATTCGGGGTAGACCCGTCTGCCGTCGAATACATGGCTGGGGAGATCAGGTCCGTACTTGAACTCGGTGTAGAGATGGGAGTCGTCGTCGGAGGGGGCAACATCTGGCGAGGTACTCAGGCCGAACTCGACGGCATGGATCGCGCAACGGCTGACTATGCCGGCATGCTGGCCACTATCATCAGCGCGCTGGCCCTGCAGGACACTCTCGAACGCAAATTTGGCCTGGTCACACGCACCCAAAGCGCAATTAACGTATCGCAGGTCGCCGAGCCGTACATCCGCCGCCGCGCTATCAGGCACCTCGAAAAGGGCCGCATCGTTCTGTTCGCCGCGGGCACTGGCAATCCCTTCGTGACTACGGACACGGGCGCCGCACTC is part of the Dehalococcoidia bacterium genome and encodes:
- a CDS encoding UMP kinase, which gives rise to MAPRYSRILLKLSGESLQGERGFGVDPSAVEYMAGEIRSVLELGVEMGVVVGGGNIWRGTQAELDGMDRATADYAGMLATIISALALQDTLERKFGLVTRTQSAINVSQVAEPYIRRRAIRHLEKGRIVLFAAGTGNPFVTTDTGAALRAIEIGADVLLMAKHNVDGVYEADPLTNPGAKKIEHLTYLQALEKRLRVMDTTALSLCMDNDLPIIVFDLFKEGNLLKLVSGESLGSVVSSLERASSV
- the tsf gene encoding translation elongation factor Ts; this translates as MAVTVDEIKALRQITGAGVMDSKRALEEASGDIKKAEELLRQQGIASAAKKANRATNQGLVESYIHSGGRIGAIVEVNCETDFVARTEDFKELAHNLAMQVAAMSPAYVDESAVPEDETVDPAQDCLLQQPFIRDPGKTVQELVNETVGKLGENVRVRRFTRFSLGE